cagttgtcctgtaatttgtagatcctcttacctgcaatcctatagaactcctctttgatgtcacagagtcttctgtggccagggaaggagatgaagacatctgctaatgctttgatagccagacacacactccttattgtgcggcaaattgtggccttgttcagctgttctgcatcccccactgagtacaggaaggctccactagcaaaaagcgcaaggccacacaaaccatttgctccacactcagtgcatggctccgtgcagtgcggtgcttaatcctgggacccagtagtctgcatagatacctgatgccatctgcagaaagcctgtatctttcatatagatggtcatcagggaaggccagtgggtccaaccggtccctgaagaccctttctcgcctgaaggctctcctcagcacaagtgcttcttcatccaccacatctcgcacgaatgggcatgccattgtcagagcagaaaggaacacacaattttggcccttcatataggctagtggccacacctggtgctgggggggtgggcaaaagagggcgatgccttataacgatgacttggttgtactgattgctgggaaaataaaaaaaccttagaaagatgccaccgtcctgtgtgctcacaataagagctcatatgtcatggctcacttgactttacgagaatatacctaatttttattttgagctgtgtcatcttcttggagctgggggaggaaagaaaaataatgattaatacatttgtgttacagttagcatacagtgtacattgaaggcatatctcacctccctctcaagttttttttttatttcaaggtccagtttcctaattgtcctcttttttatttcggactccagtgcaagattttccatctttttcttcttgtactgaatgtctatgtctgccagttctatttggcgccggaggtggttgccatacaactttctgatagcttgtgagctctgtgaacacaatacaattagcgcagctggaatttggcaggatgtggtgtccttttattaatacgcactatgttgccaggctggttttcccactgtatagcatctgggtcctgtaaaagaaattagattttttgattttgatgaggactcctcaccattgtagagtaaatagtactttcacagtcttaacatgatacctcatgccttctggaatccagagagatggtctcctcctcatcatcgtctccatcatgtgcggttgctgctgcactggggccttcaccctatcacatttaatcggattcatattgaagctagtagacaagacatgccaggcctacagtatgcctttgatggagtactcactggatcagcatcgtctggtgcttgtgctggtggctctaacaggaacacagtgctgccaggcactgcaaggcaataggtaaaccaaagtcagacagtccaaattgattcaatatgaatgtggttgtatcccatgtagagatggaaggacataccttgaatgaagcgggtggcatcttgggaggaacctatgctcgtctctttcccccagggatcccctctaagacgggcctgcctttatttagctccaaggccatgtcctctgctggggtaaggtcagcctttggtgacccaccacccgtgccttgtctgtgggtattctttttcactgctaaaacagtacagacaatgtgtgagcaggcaccttctgggtacaatatatgcttgtgctttgttaaatattagtcagggaccataccattctgcagaatgttcttgtatttgattttgacctgctgccatgtccgttttggcccgttcatgtttaatctacacacacacacacacacacacacacacacacacacacacacacacacacacacacacacacacacacacatttaatggagtcacactgcaaaaaattacttggtatttttgtcttgttttcagtaaaaatatcaaaaaatgtatcatagctttatacagtgtgatggagttactttacacaatttcactcatatctgcagtgcatttcaattaaaaatttaaccgtttcataattacagtacaactgcatttttggagatgtgaattaaatatttgaattgtaattgtgatgtttcagcggagcggtgagtgtgtaattgtgcactacttacgcattcaggcggtctgcaatactttgccacgctttttctctttgctttatcactgtggcggtgttgcctttcttcttaattatatcttttacctcctcgtatgcctccatgaggatttgtgcttccgacggggaaaagtacgcggctctagttgccatggtaaatcagttaatctgtgatctgtggcggggtctatttgagtgagccgtgagcgcgcacctatccaggattggtttcacctggcttaatgaatccgtgtctgctcatcctggcttggtctttgtgcaaccaattaagcctggacgcacatgttttggcttcattgagctcagctgagtcatttatcccggatgtcttaattctacttttgtgcaacaggccccagctctttaatcccacccctcagccactctcagcccatcccacctatcaccatagacctcagctctttaatcccacccctcagccactctcagcccatccccctatcaccatagacctcagctctttaatcccacccctcagccactctcagcccatccccatagacctcagctctttaatcccacccctcagccactctcagcccatcccacctatcaccatagacctcagctctttaatcccacccctcagccactctcagcccatcccacctatcaccatagacctcagctctttaatcccactcctcagccactctcagcccatcccacctatcaccatagacctcagctctttaatcccacccctcagccactctcagcccatcccacctatcaccatagacctcagctctttaatcccacccctcagccactctcagcccatcccacctatcaccatagacctcagctctttaatcccacccctcagccactctcagaccatcccacccatcaccatagacctcagttctttaatcccacccctcagccactctcagcccatcccacctatcaccatagacctcagctctttaatcccacccctcagccactctcagcccatcccacctatcaccatagacctcagctctttaatcccacccctcagccactctcagcccatcccacctatcaccatagacctcagctctttaatcccaccctcagccactctcagcccatcccacctatcaccatagacctcagctctttaatcccacccctcagccactctcagcccatccccctatcaccatagacctcagctctttaatcccacccctcagccactctcagcccatccccatagacctcagctctttaatcccacccctcagccactctcagcccatcccacctatcaccatagacctcagctctttaatcccacccctcagccactctcagcccatcccacctatcaccatagacctcagctctttaatcccactcctcagccactctcagcccatcccacctatcaccatagacctcagctctttaatcccacccctcagccactctcagcccatcccacctatcaccatagacctcagctctttaatcccacccctcaaccactctcagcccatcccacctatcaccatagacctcagctctttaatcccacccctcagccactctcagcccatcccacccatcaccatagacctcagttctttaatcccacccctcagccactctcagcccatcccacctatcaccatagacctcagctctttaatcccacccctcagccactcttagcccatcccacctatcaccatagacctcagctctttaatcccacccctcagccactctcagcccatcccacctatcaccatagacctcagctctttaatcccacccctcagccactctcagcccatcccacctatcaccatagacctcagttctttaatcccacccctcagccactcgcagcccatcccaccccacctatcaccatagacctcagctctttaatcccacccctcagccactctcagcccatcccacccatccccatagacctcagctctttaatcccacccctcagccactctcagcccatcccacccatCCCCATAGACCTCAgttctttaatcccacccctcagacactctcagcccatcccacctatcaccatagacctcagctctttaatcccacccctcagccactctcagcccatcccacccatcaccatagaccaccatcgtttggtttccatgtgccatatatttttcaattgtgctgtgatgttttacaaACATTTAGAACCTTTCTAGTCAAAGagtatccacagattgtgagtTTAAGATGAAAACCTTTCCTACGAGTATTATTCATTTATTGAATATGGCTTTTCATATCAcccaacactgctatttgtaAGGTTCATTTTAAGCGAATGTTGTAATGAAGTAACCTACTTAAGTATTATCTCTGGTGTCAAACTGACTAGTTATCTAAATGACTGTAATGTAAATGAAATAATCATAATGGATGTGTCAGAGTGGGATGTAAAGGTACAGTATCTTCCCTGATGagaaatatatttatattatttatttatattattatattattttccTGAATATTTCATATTTCCTGATCTTCCTTTCTATTTACAGGATCCTATCTGATGGGGCTGTTGTCAAAGACTGGACTGGAAGATCATTATGAAAACAAGTTGACATTAAGTACTGTCCTTGAGATAAATGCTGATACTACATCAGATGAACCTCTTACCACTATGCAGTCACTTCCAGGGGCCTTCCTGAAGAAGTTAATGATGGCAAATCTGAATGCTAGGAGTGTCAAATGTATGTCCACTGATGCAGAAGTTTCATTTCCGGGTACAGACCGTTTTGAGAATCTAAAAAGTGACTCTGATAACAGTGATGTCATTAATCCACTGGACCTGATAACTGCCCTGTTTCTGTGCTCAGATGGTTTCCTGCAGCAGGAGATGGTCCAGAAAATGTCCATGTGTCAGTTTGCTGTTCCTCTCCTGCTGCCCAACTGTGACACAAAACAAAGCACTTTGATGCTGTGGGCCTTGAGGGACATAGTGAAGAAGTTTAGACTCTCTACCCAAACAGACACAAAGGCTTTTGTGGAGGAGAGAATTGTACTCTCTGATATTCACATGGTGTCCTTTGTTAGGTTAGGTGAGATTAGAGTGTCCAAGTCTCAGATCTTGAACAAACTGCTTAGTAACCCTCAGCAGTACCACGACACATTTGTTCATCATGATATGGAATGTGGCGACATCCCCCATAGAATTTCAGATGGTCTGGTTGAAATCAGCTGGTACCTTCCATGTGGGAACAGAAACATAGACATCTTCACTAAGCCTATGGTGGTGGCCAATCTCAGAGGAGACATCAGGTCCTTTGAAAAACAGTTCTCCTTTCTGTGTCAAACATCAGCTGCAGTTTACATTTTCACTGATGATTTAAAGGCAGATCTCAATTTGTGGAAAAGCAAAAATACAAAAGCAGAGATATTTCTGGTCGTCAACTCTCAAAGAAAATCATTCAGAGTAGACACATTAAAACAAATGATCACAAACTGCAGTATCAATGACCAAAATGTGATTGTCAAGAAAAAGAAAAACGATGCAGAATTTGTCAAAACCCTGCAATCATCTGTTGGTGACATCATTGAAAATAGTCCAGACCGGTTGACAGTGGAAAACATGACTGACATAGCTCGTCACAGTGGGATTCTGGTTGATGAAGACCGCCATGACTGTCAGAGTGCCAGGAAGATGGCAGATGAAATCACCAGCAAcatcccagacacagtcacatttAAAGACAAACAGCTACCCTTACAGGGGCAAGTCTGGAAAGAGCTTTCCcagttggagaaagagagatgtagacTGAGAAAACAAGGGGATCAAGACATTGAACACTACAGGAGCTCtctgaaggagaaggaggaagagctGAGAAAGAAACAATATACATTTTACATGTCAGATGCAATGAAAAGCTTCATTTTAGGATTGTCAGGTTCAGGAGCTGAGCGTTCCTATTTCCTCAAATGGATGCAGATAAATCTGGACAATCTGTCACGTCAGAACCTGTCTGCTTTGCGGGACCAGAACAAAGATCTTTGCCAAAATTCTCCTGAGAAAAAAGATGACATTAAAGATTTGGATAAGCAATTATCTGACTGTTCCTTGGGTCTTGAACACTTCCTGCGTGAGTTGGGCCAGTTATATGAAGCTGCCTGCTCCCTCCCTGAAAGTAGCCTACAAAGGAAACAGATGGAGAATCTCCCTGGATTGTGTGCTCAGATGCTGTTGGATGGTTTCCCCATTGAGCTTGTGGATGGAGATGCATCAAATATCCCTCTGAAATGGATATCAGCTGTTCTGACTCGGCTGCATAATCTTGTGGACTCTAACAGCAAGATCCGGGTTGTGACAGTTTTAGGGGACCAAGGTACTGGGAAGTCCACTCTCCTCAACACCATGTTTGGAGTCCAGTTTGCTGTCAGCAGTGGAAGATGCACTAGAGGGGCCTTCATGCTGCTGATTAAAGTCAACAAAGAACTCAAGGAGGAACTGAAATGTGACTTCATCATGGTGATTGACACAGAGGGGTTGAAATCACCAGAGTTGGCTCAACTTGATAAACACTATGAACATGACAATGAA
The genomic region above belongs to Oncorhynchus nerka isolate Pitt River linkage group LG18, Oner_Uvic_2.0, whole genome shotgun sequence and contains:
- the LOC115126817 gene encoding up-regulator of cell proliferation-like, whose amino-acid sequence is MSYHQGAEGGAIHKERCKDGSPYKDLDETMDPDMSGPPERAESISSGFLSVKTDRSMDFPLHFKGADSLHNKGPVDVSCDICSQVQAVKFCQTCSVSYCETHIRQHYTIAALQRHTLVDVTGDLVQKLCQHDYSPLEVFCRTDQMMICSQCAETNHKGHDTILLETKKAGRQPKSFDRDQHTTLAADDVLPPPGDIQVLLLTSDSVSLSWGPPEELKGPQKFRVTWGCDVEPCSIGVKNVHEVEISRLNPGKKYQFSVATEGEDGSQSRWISASLSAVPPAPDHLNVDSVDTTSAAVSWSQPPGLDQTQHQYHISYRCPGTEPHITTTSSPSITLSDLQGGTQYSVSVCTVLEDGRKSQLVLTTLTTRSYLMGLLSKTGLEDHYENKLTLSTVLEINADTTSDEPLTTMQSLPGAFLKKLMMANLNARSVKCMSTDAEVSFPGTDRFENLKSDSDNSDVINPLDLITALFLCSDGFLQQEMVQKMSMCQFAVPLLLPNCDTKQSTLMLWALRDIVKKFRLSTQTDTKAFVEERIVLSDIHMVSFVRLGEIRVSKSQILNKLLSNPQQYHDTFVHHDMECGDIPHRISDGLVEISWYLPCGNRNIDIFTKPMVVANLRGDIRSFEKQFSFLCQTSAAVYIFTDDLKADLNLWKSKNTKAEIFLVVNSQRKSFRVDTLKQMITNCSINDQNVIVKKKKNDAEFVKTLQSSVGDIIENSPDRLTVENMTDIARHSGILVDEDRHDCQSARKMADEITSNIPDTVTFKDKQLPLQGQVWKELSQLEKERCRLRKQGDQDIEHYRSSLKEKEEELRKKQYTFYMSDAMKSFILGLSGSGAERSYFLKWMQINLDNLSRQNLSALRDQNKDLCQNSPEKKDDIKDLDKQLSDCSLGLEHFLRELGQLYEAACSLPESSLQRKQMENLPGLCAQMLLDGFPIELVDGDASNIPLKWISAVLTRLHNLVDSNSKIRVVTVLGDQGTGKSTLLNTMFGVQFAVSSGRCTRGAFMLLIKVNKELKEELKCDFIMVIDTEGLKSPELAQLDKHYEHDNELATLVIGLSDVTIINIAMENNTEMKDILQIVVHAFIRMKELGKKPVCHFVYQNVSDMSAHDNNMRERKKLLEQLNEMTQAAARMEKKENITKFTVVMEYDPDTSSCYIPGLWHGTPPMAPVNAGYSEAVFDLKKSLMQDLIKCQSNDDMTHFLKWTESLWESVKLDK